The following are encoded in a window of Pygocentrus nattereri isolate fPygNat1 chromosome 5, fPygNat1.pri, whole genome shotgun sequence genomic DNA:
- the golga4 gene encoding golgin subfamily A member 4 isoform X2, translating into MFKKLKQKINEEQSPQRSAQSPQQQAQVSSGERRGQPPGLHPDASPTPSDRELLAGMIAEPAFLSEYTIFALDHSKRPKAAQVPSANIAKAVGSSPRGSVNGNGDGAASPLREEPQSLAQKLQQRVSSVESLFRGSGRAEGLFRSGSRESLVRSPSRDSLTPLGDNEVTPAYDPPSDIESEAEESPGNAEALSKEQLLHRLHRVEKSLANYRGKYSELVTAYRTVQRDKEKTQAILSQSQDKALRRIGELREELQMDQQAKKHLQEEFDAALEEKDQMITVLQTQVALAKKRLQGIPGALVSTEGEAQPTDATEITSDPPSPAQGDCAELNEGGSSEPGGAVDVDALQKRVLRQETLLQRCKELIRTSKERSAQLSSENEALQQQLQERLQELEKMKDLHTTEKTKLITQLRDAKNLIEQLEQDKGMVIAETKRQMHETLEMKEEEIAQLRSRIQQALSQKEELQEQKEKAEKAAFEELERALGVAQRAEEARRQLQAQMEEQVKQVEQASEEERRSLQQELSRVKQEVVTIMKKSTEDRISEMERLHSEALADKDKEISAQINQAVEQVREELLRAAQEKEQQAFLALEEAELQKAALQADAKARAKDLQLELESTRTRILELESSLAKSSQEEATHSDQLSAENEEQRKKYEAEISALKERHEQELERWKTEQSEAMNQQHSTAIEELTQKHKAEIEALLKEKEAEFHAHVEDINQKTLEKLDVKQTELEALSSELSDLQKTKQELDEKFVAFNTVNNSAQQEFEVRLKEEQLKHQTEVESINRQHEQTLGGVENDLKEELNQIRLVLEEKEKELEEHVQRGKSLEEDARRAHQDVEAQLKEMEDLRHTAQGEKEALAEASSHLNSLKGELEQSKNQLSELEKLLEASRSDCQQKAVCLQQKTIENEDLQQTVQKTISDLAEKEKSHVETCNAMQEEQSQLKKQLDEEKSFYEKKLESLQKELNSKLKSQETKMEKFKQKTKEMQEKFKKKLHEQEENTKSELAKKDEELWQKDQQVKDKILEMAQTSSEGLSNALSDLEMNHKEQLEKLQEALKHEQEDLLRHSQEKLSQQEEELQEKHALTFQEKVQELEEISQQLSSSREEKNKVELEVKNLREELAMRETTVQKLQAELREAAVKLENLSEGEDLLKKQIETVEKNLNQALTEKNLFQDQLCKAEETSKERLQAFSEELEDTRKKLSILETSRCKEGEDLQRALEEKAAELLTKEKEFQAQICAMNKELEQHCEGVQAILKGFSDDLCNKVEAKVNDLQNRVVHNQKKVSHLINVIVAKNDKIGTLEKELQQAIEESQGVKSSLDQMALQLSANSETLKALTVEKESLQKDATNYSQVLSEKVVCIEKLDEENKNISEKLKANILHMSNLEGIVDDLKTQLARSITEKEEAISLLNQQHSEEKQSLKSQMEETVERAEKEKSLALEQVDTLRNKMSELKKKAESKFTQNHNTVKSLQGKIEEMERQISEKDEHLQRLTASIDNQSISKSEMDQVLSEKEQKVSALTLELDNCTRTISKLEERVELQTKEREQLAAELRQHCSIRESEKTELVQQLQQAQEQCSQRSELEAKLQSLESEIQDAKRQMEIQQGDFERERAVLLKAKDEALKAAEESAGKATELKKKAEQKIGLIRKQLTSHVEEKEQVIKNLQAQLEDVRQKQNEREQQIVRLEDNRGIMEEAMNSLKEEHSKHLEQVRSDELQRESSLQTLKDIYEEKLAALHKDASSKEELATARDEEALSKLRELEEQSTVHQAEISRLEAELLEQTALVQELQKTCSNLQGQLKEKEVSSIQREECSVEQTSSVLAMEPLRSVEMEERDANGKEEDWKTEKDLLVKEYEIKLQELGRSLEEKENQLKAQQSSQGELGDTDVLTDGSKGSENDLDRKLLEAENEKQKIQKDYTRLQKDLRSLRKEHEKELEYLRKEMAEENEQKLRLEMEDMEMKHNSALKQLMREFNTQMALKEKELEASVKETIEKAQSVEAELIESHREEASQLQKIVAQKEDDLNRTVQRYEQIIQSREEEMGTRVWEVQKELEELQQRSLSGPQGLEELQVELAKKTTLLSEAKLKEQEYQDRIHTLEDTIRSAYKNSVVTHLGSTYREPAHYNADPLSEHTEFEYLRKVMFEYMMGRETKTMAKVITSMLKFPPDQAQKVLEREDSRLMPWLR; encoded by the exons AACATTGCCAAGGCTGTGGGTAGCTCTCCAAGAGGCAGTGTGAATGGGaatggagatggagctgcctcCCCTTTG AGGGAGGAGCCACAGTCTCTTGCTCAGAAGCTGCAGCAGCGCGTGTCCTCAGTGGAATCTCTCTTTCGAGGTTCAGGCCGCGCTGAGGGCCTCTTCCGCTCTGGCTCCAGGGAAAGTCTGGTCCGCAGCCCATCCAGGGACTCCCTCACCCCTCTAGGAGACAATGAGGTCACCCCCGCCTACGACCCCCCTTCCGACATCGAGAGTGAGGCGGAAGAATCTCCTGGAAATGCAGAGGCTCTTTCTAAAGAGCAGCTCCTGCATCGCCTGCACAGGGTGGAGAAGAGCCTGGCCAACTATCGAGGGAAATACTCTGAG CTGGTCACGGCCTACAGGACGgtacagagagataaagagaaaacgCAG GCTATTCTCAGCCAGAGCCAAGACAAAGCACTGCGAAGAATAGGAGAGCTCAGAGAG GAGCTGCAGATGGATCAGCAAGCCAAGAAGCACCTGCAGGAGGAATTTGATGCTGCTCTAGAAGAAAAAGACCAGATGATCACGGTGTTGCAGACCCAA GTGGCTCTTGCGAAGAAACGGCTGCAGGGTATTCCTGGAGCTTTGGTCTCCACTGAGGGAGAAGCCCAGCCCACTGATGCTACGGAGATCACCTCTGACCCACCAAGCCCTGCTCAAGGGGACTGTGCTGAACTGAATGAAG GGGGCAGTAGTGAGCCGGGCGGTGCTGTGGATGTGGACGCGCTGCAGAAGCGGGTGCTGAGGCAGGAGACGCTGCTTCAGCGCTGCAAAGAGTTGATCCGCACCAGCAAAGAGCGCAGCGCCCAGCTCAGCAGCGAGAACGAGGcactgcagcagcagctgcaggagAGACTGCAGGAGCTGGAGAAGATGAAG GATCTTCACACTACGGAGAAGACCAAGCTGATCACACAGCTGCGCGATGCCAAGAACCTCATCGAGCAGCTGGAGCAGGACAAG GGAATGGTGATTGCGGAGACAAAGCGGCAGATGCATGAGACTTTAGAAATGAAAGAGGAAGAGATTGCTCAGCTGCGCTCCAGGATCCAGCAGGCTCTGTCCCAGAAAGAGGAGCTGCAGGAGCAGAAGGAGAAGGCAGAGAAAGCAG CGTTTGAGGAACTGGAGCGAGCTCTCGGGGTGGCCCAGCGGGCGGAGGAGGCGCGGCGCCAGCTGCAGGCTCAAATGGAGGAGCAGGTAAAACAGGTGGAGCAGGCAagtgaggaggagaggaggagtcTGCAGCAGGAGCTCAGCAGGGTCAAACAGGAGGTGGTCACCATAATGAAG AAATCTACAGAAGACAGGATATCCGAAATGGAGCGTCTGCATTCGGAGGCTCTGGctgacaaagacaaagaaataaGTGCCCAGATAAACCAGGCAGTG GAGCAGGTTCGAGAGGAGCTGTTACGTGCAGCTCAGGAAAAGGAGCAGCAGGCCTTTCTGGCTCTGGAGGAAGCAGAGCTGCAGAAGGCTGCCCTGCAGGCTGATGCCAAGGCCAGAGCCAAGGATCTGCAGCTCGAGCTAGAGAGCACCAGAACT AGAATACTTGAACTGGAAAGTTCTCTCGCCAAGAGCTCACAGGAGGAGGCTACCCACTCAGATCAGCTTTCGGCAGAGAATGAAGAACAGAGGAAGAAATATGAAGCTGAGATATCTGCTCTAAAAGAGAGGCATGAGCAGGAGCTGGAAAGATGGAAGACTGAGCAGTCAGAGGCTATGAACCAGCAGCACTCTACTGCTATTGAAGAACTAACGCAGAAACACAAAGCTGAGATTGAGGCACtcttgaaagagaaagaagcagagttTCATGCCCATGTTGAAGATATAAATCAGAAAACATTGGAGAAATTGGATGTTAAGCAGACTGAGCTGGAAGCCTTGTCCTCTGAGCTGAGCGATCTGCAGAAGACTAAACAAGAGTTGGACGAGAAGTTTGTGGCCTTCAATACTGTTAACAACTCTGCTCAGCAAGAGTTTGAGGTGAGACTGAAGGAGGAACAGTTGAAACATCAGACCGAGGTTGAAAGCATCAACCGTCAACATGAGCAGACGCTTGGAGGAGTGGAGAATGACCTGAAAGAAGAGCTAAATCAAATAAGGTTGGTTttagaagagaaagaaaaagagcttGAAGAACATGTTCAAAGGGGAAAAAGTCTGGAGGAAGATGCCAGAAGGGCTCATCAGGATGTAGAAGCACAGTTGAAGGAAATGGAAGATCTCCGGCATACTGCACAGGGTGAAAAAGAGGCCCTTGCTGAGGCTAGCAGTCATCTGAACTCATTAAAAGGAGAACTGGAACAGTCAAAGAATCAGCTGAGTGAGCTCGAGAAGCTTCTTGAAGCCAGCCGCAGTGACTGTCAACAGAAAGCAGTCTGTCTTCAACAGAAGACTATTGAAAATGAAGACCTTCAGCAAACGGTACAGAAAACTATCAGTGATCTGGCTGAAAAAGAGAAGTCACATGTTGAAACATGCAATGCAATGCAAGAGGAGCAAAGCCAGTTAAAGAAGCAGTTGGATGAGGAGAAAAGTTTCTATGAGAAAAAATTGGAGAGCCTACAAAAAGAATTGAATAGCAAGTTGAAATCCCAGGAGACCAAgatggaaaaattcaaacagaaAACCAAAGAAATGCAAGAAAAGTTTAAGAAAAAGCTTCACGAGCAAGAAGAAAACACCAAATCAGAGCTAGCCAAGAAGGACGAAGAGCTTTGGCAAAAGGACCAACAGGTAAAAGACAAGATCCTTGAGATGGCTCAGACAAGTTCAGAAGGTCTTAGCAATGCTTTGTCAGATTTAGAGATGAATCACAAAGAGCAGTTAGAGAAGCTTCAAGAAGCCCTCAAACATGAGCAAGAAGACCTTCTGCGCCATTCGCAGGAGAAGCTAAGCCAGCAGGAGGAAGAGTTGCAGGAGAAACATGCACTCACTTTTCAAGAAAAAGTGCAGGAGTTGGAGGAAATCTCGCAACAGCTTTCaagcagcagagaagagaagaacaagGTGGAGCTGGAGGTGAAGAACCTTAGGGAAGAACTTGCAATGAGGGAAACTACTGTACAGAAACTTCAAGCAGAGCTCAGGGAAGCTGCTGTAAAGCTGGAAAATCTGTCTGAAGGAGAAGACTTGCTGAAAAAGCAGATAGAGACTGTAGAAAAGAATCTCAACCAGGCCTTGACTGAGAAGAACCTCTTTCAGGATCAGCTCTGTAAGGCTGAAGAGACCAGTAAAGAAAGATTACAAGCCTTCTCTGAAGAGCTTGAAGACACACGCAAGAAGCTTAGCATACTTGAAACTTCCAGGTGTAAGGAAGGTGAGGACCTGCAGAGGGCTCTTGAAGAGAAAGCTGCGGAGCTTCTGACGAAGGAGAAAGAGTTCCAGGCGCAAATCTGTGCTATGAACAAGGAGCTGGAGCAGCATTGTGAAGGTGTGCAGGCAATATTAAAGGGATTCTCCGACGATCTTTGCAATAAAGTGGAGGCCAAAGTCAACGACCTCCAAAATAGGGTCGTACATAATCAGAAGAAAGTATCCCATCTTATAAATGTCATTGTGGCCAAGAATGATAAAATTGGTACTTTAGAGAAAGAGCTTCAGCAAGCCATAGAGGAGAGCCAGGGCGTGAAGAGCTCTCTTGACCAGATGGCCCTTCAACTAAGCGCGAATTCAGAAACTCTTAAAGCCTTAACAGTAGAGAAGGAGTCTTTGCAAAAAGATGCTACCAATTACTCTCAAGTACTTTCTGAGAAAGTCGTTTGTATAGAAAAACTtgatgaagaaaataaaaacatatcagAGAAACTTAAAGCAAATATTTTGCATATGAGTAACTTGGAGGGTATCGTAGATGACCTGAAGACCCAGTTAGCACGTAGCATAACTGAGAAGGAGGAAGCCATATCTCTGCTGAATCAGCAGCACAGTGAGGAGAAGCAGAGTCTCAAAAGCCAAATGGAGGAGACAGTGGAAAGGgctgagaaagaaaagagctTGGCTCTTGAGCAGGTGGATACTCTCAGGAACAAGATGTCAGaactgaaaaagaaagcagagtCCAAGTTCACTCAGAACCACAACACTGTCAAGTCTCTTCAAGGTAAGATAGAAGAAATGGAGAGACAGATATCAGAGAAGGACGAGCACCTTCAGAGACTCACTGCCAGCATTGACAATCAGTCTATCAGTAAGTCAGAGATGGACCAGGTGCTGAGTGAGAAAGAGCAGAAGGTAAGTGCCTTGACCTTAGAGTTGGACAACTGCACAAGGACAATCAGCAAGTTAGAGGAACGTGTCGAATTGCAGACGAAAGAACGGGAACAGCTAGCGGCCGAGTTGCGGCAGCATTGTAGCATCAGGGAGAGCGAGAAGACAGAGCTGGTCCAGCAGCTCCAGCAAGCCCAGGAGCAGTGCTCTCAAAGAAGTGAGCTTGAGGCAAAGCTTCAGTCTTTGGAGAGTGAGATCCAAGATGCCAAGCGACAAATGGAGATCCAGCAAGGAGACTTTGAGAGGGAGAGGGCAGTTTTACTGAAAGCAAAAGATGAGGCTTTGAAGGCGGCTGAGGAGAGCGCAGGGAAAGCCACCGAGCTGAAGAAGAAAGCTGAGCAGAAAATCGGCTTGATTCGAAAACAGCTGACCTCGCACGTTGAGGAGAAGGAGCAGGTCATCAAGAATCTGCAGGCACAACTGGAGGATGTCAGGCAGAAGCAGAATGAGAGGGAACAACAGATTGTGAGGTTGGAGGATAATAGGGGGATCATGGAGGAGGCTATGAACAGCCTAAAGGAGGAGCACTCAAAGCACCTGGAGCAAGTGCGAAGTGATGAGTTACAGCGAGAGAGCTCTTTGCAAACTTTAAAGGACATATATGAGGAGAAGTTGGCTGCTCTTCACAAAGATGCGTCTTCCAAAGAGGAGTTGGCTACGGCAAGAGACGAGGAGGCCCTTTCAAAGCTCAGGGAGCTGGAGGAACAGAGTACTGTCCACCAGGCTGAGATCAGCAGGCTTGAAGCAGAACTTTTGGAACAAACTGCACTGGTCCAGGAGCTTCAGAAGACCTGCTCAAATCTCCAGGGCCAGCTTAAGGAGAAAGAGGTAAGTTCCATACAAAGAGAAGAATGCTCTGTGGAGCAGACTAGCAGTGTCTTAGCAATGGAGCCCTTGAGATCTGTTGAGATGGAAGAAAGGGACGCAAATGGGAAAGAAGAGGACTGGAAGACTGAGAAGGATCTCTTGGTGAAAGAGTACGAGATAAAGCTTCAGGAACTTGGCAGAAGcctggaagaaaaagaaaaccagcTTAAAGCCCAGCAGAGCTCACAAGGAGAACTCGGAGACACAGATGTTCTTACAGACGGGTCCAAAGGCTCAGAGAATGATCTAGATAGAAAACTGTTGGAAGCAGAGAACGAGAAGCAGAAGATCCAGAAAGATTACACCCGACTACAGAAAGATCTCCGCTCGTTGAGAAAGGAGCATGAAAAGGAGCTAGAATACCTGAGGAAAGAAATGGCAGAGGAGAATGAACAGAAGCTGAG ACTTGAAATGGAAGATATGGAAATGAAACACAACTCCGCTCTTAAGCAGTTGATGCGGGAGTTCAACACCCAGATGGctctgaaagagaaagaacttGAAGCTTCAGTGAAGGAAACCATTG AAAAAGCCCAAAGTGTGGAAGCAGAGCTCATAGAAAGCCATCGAGAGGAGGCCAGTCAGCTCCAGAAGATAGTCGCCCAAAAAGAAGATGATCTGAACAGAACTGTCCAGCGTTATGAGCAGATCATTCAG AGCCGAGAGGAGGAGATGGGCACTCGCGTGTGGGAGGTGCAGaaagagctggaggagctgcAGCAGAGGAGCCTCAGCGGTCCTCAG